A single genomic interval of Lathyrus oleraceus cultivar Zhongwan6 chromosome 7, CAAS_Psat_ZW6_1.0, whole genome shotgun sequence harbors:
- the LOC127100692 gene encoding putative disease resistance RPP13-like protein 3 — protein sequence MADNVVAFLLEHLSQLLQREANLLCGVEDKIISLRNELEIINIYLKTSSEGKINSNNREIEQKVLSQIRDVSYLAEDVIDTFITNVAFYKKRNVMGRMLHSVDHAKLLHDLAEKIDKIKTALSEIHENKIKYCQESSDQSRSAREEEERAQSLHRLRRNVEEENVVGFVHESEVVINRLVLDGSSPFNVVSIIGMGGLGKTTLARKVYNSHKVKNHFNCRAWVCVSNECRARELLLGLFQNLMPNNDYEGRSLSDAELKKRVWECLKWKKYLLVLDDLWKIRDWDELKDAFPDGNRGSRILITSRLKEVASHTGRDPPFFLQFLSEEQSWELFSKKVFRGEEYPCDLESLGKQIVKSCGGLPLSIVVLAGLLANKEKSHREWSKVLGHVNWYLTRDETQVKDVVLKLSFDNLPSRLKPCFLYLGMFPEDCEIHVKKLLQLWMAEGFIQETGSRDACDVAEDYLYELIDRSLIQVARVKYNRGVRTCRIHDLLRDLCILESKEDNIFQVCTDNNILIPTKPRRLSVHSVMDVYIFSNTNDHSSVRSLLGSNRDCVLSHRQWKWLTKGFKLVRVLDLEGICCFKIPAYLENFIHLRYLRVKSPCITSVPDSICNLQNLQTVDFGRSSEKNMSVSFPIGISQLKHLGHVYTYCPIMLRGRCSESNGNVMWNLHTISSIVLNKKTTYLIEKKSFPKLRKLGLFISSKFNGDVPKMLLSLQQLKHLNKLEIKFGLKDYLDLRWDINCKPAEVLESLKQLSHLSILKIMNACEVVKCVTMFPPNITKLTLRGLTCLNDTGIKTIGNLTKLQKLILSGKYKRSVNFWSSDSVYDLNCVEDGFPQLQEFHMKDLHIRSWKLGNGSMPHLQILDIQRCSKLDSLPSELWSLTTLKKVCVWRPSNAMAAMLHNLEVRKGCELIVE from the coding sequence ATGGCAGATAACGTGGTTGCATTCCTTTTGGAACACTTATCCCAATTGCTGCAACGCGAAGCTAATTTGCTGTGTGGAGTGGAAGACAAAATCATATCCCTTCGTAACGAACTTGAAATCATAAACATATATCTCAAAACTTCTTCCGAAGGGAAgatcaacagcaacaacagagaaATAGAACAAAAGGTTCTGAGTCAGATCAGAGATGTCTCCTACTTAGCCGAGGATGTCATCGACACATTCATCACCAATGTCGCCTTCTACAAGAAGAGAAACGTGATGGGAAGAATGCTTCACAGCGTTGATCACGCAAAGTTGCTCCACGACTTAGCAGAGAAAATTGACAAGATCAAAACCGCACTCAGCGAGATACACGAAAACAAGATCAAATACTGTCAAGAAAGCAGTGATCAATCAAGATCAGCAAGAGAAGAGGAGGAGAGAGCGCAATCACTTCACAGATTAAGAAGAAACGTGGAGGAGGAAAATGTAGTGGGCTTTGTCCATGAATCTGAAGTAGTCATCAATAGACTCGTCCTGGATGGTTCGTCACCATTCAATGTCGTTTCAATCATTGGTATGGGTGGATTGGGCAAAACCACCCTGGCACGAAAAGTCTATAACAGTCATAAGGTGAAGAATCACTTCAATTGCCGCGCATGGGTTTGTGTGTCAAACGAATGTAGGGCCAGAGAGCTTTTGCTTGGTCTTTTTCAAAATTTGATGCCAAACAATGATTACGAAGGTAGAAGCTTAAGTGATGCTGAGCTGAAGAAAAGAGTGTGGGAATGCTTAAAGTGGAAAAAGTATCTGTTGGTTCTTGATGACTTGTGGAAAATACGAGATTGGGATGAACTAAAAGATGCTTTTCCCGATGGAAATAGAGGAAGCAGAATATTGATAACAAGTCGTTTGAAAGAAGTTGCCTCGCATACCGGTCGAGATCCTCCTTTCTTTCTTCAATTTCTCAGTGAAGAACAAAGTTGGGAGCTCTTTTCTAAAAAAGTGTTTAGAGGAGAAGAGTACCCTTGTGATCTTGAGTCTCTAGGTAAACAAATAGTTAAAAGTTGCGGCGGTTTGCCACTCTCAATTGTGGTTCTTGCAGGACTTCTGGCAAATAAGGAAAAGTCACACAGAGAATGGTCCAAAGTGTTGGGTCATGTTAACTGGTATCTTACCCGAGACGAGACTCAAGTAAAGGATGTTGTTCTTAAACTCAGTTTCGACAACTTACCTTCAAGATTGAAACCATGTTTTCTGTATTTAGGGATGTTCCCTGAAGATTGCGAAATACATGTAAAGAAGTTGTTGCAACTATGGATGGCTGAAGGATTTATACAAGAAACCGGAAGTAGAGATGCATGTGATGTTGCTGAAGACTACTTGTACGAGCTCATTGATCGTAGTTTGATCCAAGTAGCACGAGTGAAATATAACAGAGGCGTGAGAACATGCCGCATCCATGATCTTCTCAGAGATCTCTGCATATTAGAGAGCAAAGAGGATAATATTTTTCAAGTTTGCACTGACAACAACATTTTAATCCCTACAAAACCTCGTAGATTGTCTGTCCATTCTGTTATGGATGTCTATATTTTTTCAAACACTAATGATCATTCAAGTGTTCGTTCTTTGCTTGGTTCAAACCGGGATTGTGTCCTTTCTCACCGCCAGTGGAAATGGCTTACCAAAGGCTTCAAATTGGTCCGAGTGTTAGATCTTGAGGGGATATGTTGTTTTAAGATTCCGGCTTACTTAGAGAACTTCATTCACTTGAGGTACTTAAGAGTAAAGTCACCATGTATTACAAGTGTTCCAGATTCTATATGTAACCTTCAGAATCTACAAACAGTAGACTTTGGACGTTCATCAGAGAAGAACATGTCAGTTTCTTTCCCCATTGGAATATCACAGCTCAAGCATTTAGGGCACGTGTATACTTATTGTCCTATCATGCTACGTGGTCGTTGTTCAGAATCAAATGGCAATGTTATGTGGAATCTTCATACAATCTCTTCCATAGTACTGAACAAAAAAACAACATATCTGATAGAGAAAAAAAGTTTCCCAAAACTAAGAAAATTAGGATTGTTTATCTCCTCAAAGTTCAATGGTGATGTACCCAAAATGCTGCTGAGCCTACAACAACTGAAACATTTGAATAAGCTAGAAATCAAGTTCGGCCTGAAAGATTATCTAGATCTGCGATGGGATATCAATTGTAAGCCCGCGGAAGTTTTAGAAAGTTTGAAGCAGTTGAGCCATCTGAGTATACTGAAAATTATGAATGCATGTGAGGTTGTAAAATGTGTAACCATGTTTCCTCCCAACATTACCAAGTTAACATTGAGAGGTCTTACTTGTTTGAATGACACTGGAATAAAGACTATTGGAAATCTCACCAAACTCCAAAAGTTGATCTTATCTGGAAAATACAAACGGAGTGTTAACTTTTGGTCTTCAGATTCAGTTTATGATCTTAATTGTGTTGAAGATGGGTTCCCACAGCTGCAGGAGTTTCATATGAAAGATTTACATATCCGAAGCTGGAAATTAGGTAATGGTTCAATGCcacaccttcaaatccttgataTTCAAAGATGTAGTAAGTTGGATAGCCTCCCAAGTGAATTATGGTCTTTGACTACCTTAAAAAAAGTATGTGTTTGGAGACCCTCCAATGCTATGGCTGCAATGCTACACAATTTGGAAGTTAGGAAAGGATGTGAACTTATTGTAGAGTAA
- the LOC127100693 gene encoding putative disease resistance RPP13-like protein 3 — MADNVVAFLLEHLSQLLQREANLLCGVEDKIISLRNELEIINIYLKTSSEGKINSNNREIEQKVLSQIRDVSYLAEDVIDTFITNVAFYKKRNVLGRMLHSVDHAKLLHDVAEKIDKIKTALSEIHENKIKYCQESSDQSRSAREEEERAQSLHRLRRNVEEENVVGFVHESEVVINRLIEGGSPPLKVVSIIGMGGLGKTTLARKVYNSHKVKNHFNCRAWVCVSNECRARELLLGLLQNLMPNNDYEGRSLSDDELKKRVWECLKWKKYLLVLDDLWKIRDWDELKDAFPDGNRGSRILITSRLKEVASHTGRDPPFFLQFLSEEQSWELFSKKVFRGEEYPCDLESLGKQIVKSCGGLPLSIVVLAGLLANKEKSHREWSKVLGHVNWYLTRDETQVKDVVLKLSFDNLPSRLKPCFLYLGMFPEDCEIHVKKLLQLWMAEGFIQETGSRDACDVAEDYLYELIDRSLIQVARVKYNRGVRTCRIHDLLRDLCILESKEDNIFQVCTDNNMLIPTKPRRLSVHSSMSHYVSSNTDDHSCVRSMFCSDPTCLISPDEWKWLTKNFKLVRVLDLEGTYCFKIPSNLGNFIHLRYLRIEDIISVPDSICNLQNVETLDFGSLWNDKISFPMGISKLKHLKHLNTSGPIILRGRCLKSNVDVMWNLQTISRIVLDKKTTYLIEKGSFPKLRKLGLYISSNFKGDVPKMLLSLQQLKHLNQLEIIFNVIWPQSRWDMNCKPAEVIESLKHLSHLSILKIRNACEVVTCVAMFPTNITKLTLIDITCLNDTGMKAIGKLTKLQKLILSGQYRFGEFWSSDSYFDLNCVEDGFPQLKEFHVENLPIQNWKLANGSMPRLQILDIHRCDKLDSLPSELWSLTTLTKVRVRRPSNAMAAILQNLEVENGCEVIVDLPMLWFNATPSNP, encoded by the coding sequence ATGGCAGATAACGTGGTTGCATTCCTTTTGGAACACTTATCCCAATTGCTGCAACGCGAAGCTAATTTGCTGTGTGGAGTGGAAGACAAAATCATATCCCTTCGAAACGAACTTGAAATCATAAACATATATCTCAAAACTTCTTCCGAAGGGAAgatcaacagcaacaacagagaaATAGAACAAAAGGTTCTGAGTCAGATCAGAGATGTCTCCTACTTAGCCGAGGATGTCATCGACACATTCATCACCAATGTCGCCTTCTACAAGAAGAGAAACGTGCTGGGAAGAATGCTTCACAGCGTTGATCACGCAAAGTTGCTCCACGACGTAGCAGAGAAAATTGACAAGATCAAAACCGCACTCAGCGAGATACACGAAAACAAGATCAAATACTGTCAAGAAAGCAGTGATCAATCAAGATCAGCAAGAGAAGAGGAGGAGAGAGCGCAATCACTTCACAGATTAAGAAGAAACGTGGAGGAGGAAAATGTAGTGGGCTTTGTCCATGAATCCGAAGTAGTCATCAATAGACTCATAGAGGGTGGTTCGCCGCCACTCAAAGTCGTTTCAATAATTGGTATGGGTGGATTGGGCAAAACCACCCTGGCACGAAAAGTCTATAACAGTCATAAGGTGAAGAATCACTTCAATTGCCGCGCATGGGTTTGTGTGTCAAACGAATGTAGGGCCAGAGAGCTTTTGCTTGGTCTTCTTCAAAATTTGATGCCAAACAATGATTACGAAGGTAGAAGCTTAAGTGATGATGAGCTGAAGAAAAGAGTGTGGGAATGCTTAAAGTGGAAAAAGTATCTGTTGGTTCTTGATGACTTGTGGAAAATACGAGATTGGGATGAACTAAAAGATGCTTTTCCCGATGGAAATAGAGGAAGCAGAATATTGATAACAAGTCGTTTGAAAGAAGTTGCCTCGCATACCGGTCGAGATCCTCCTTTCTTTCTTCAATTTCTCAGTGAAGAACAAAGTTGGGAGCTCTTTTCTAAAAAAGTGTTTAGAGGAGAAGAGTACCCTTGTGATCTTGAGTCTCTAGGTAAACAAATAGTTAAAAGTTGCGGCGGTTTGCCACTCTCAATTGTGGTTCTTGCAGGACTTCTGGCAAATAAGGAAAAGTCACACAGAGAATGGTCCAAAGTGTTGGGTCATGTTAACTGGTATCTTACCCGAGACGAGACTCAAGTAAAGGATGTTGTTCTTAAACTCAGTTTCGACAACTTACCTTCAAGATTGAAACCATGTTTTCTGTATTTAGGGATGTTCCCTGAAGATTGCGAAATACATGTAAAGAAGTTGTTGCAACTATGGATGGCTGAAGGATTTATACAAGAAACCGGAAGTAGAGATGCATGTGATGTTGCTGAAGACTACTTGTACGAGCTCATTGATCGTAGTTTGATCCAAGTAGCACGAGTGAAATATAACAGAGGCGTGAGAACATGCCGCATCCATGATCTTCTCAGAGATCTCTGCATATTAGAGAGCAAAGAGGATAATATTTTTCAAGTTTGCACTGACAACAACATGTTAATCCCTACAAAACCTCGTAGATTGTCTGTCCATTCTAGCATGTCTCACTATGTTTCTTCAAACACGGATGATCATTCATGTGTTCGCTCTATGTTTTGCTCTGATCCAACTTGCTTAATTTCTCCGGATGAGTGGAAATGGCTTACCAAAAACTTCAAATTGGTTCGGGTATTAGATCTTGAAGGAACATATTGTTTTAAGATTCCTTCAAACTTAGGGAACTTCATTCACTTGAGGTACTTAAGAATTGAAGATATTATAAGTGTTCCAGATTCTATATGCAACCTTCAGAATGTAGAAACATTAGACTTTGGATCTTTATGGAATGACAAAATTTCTTTCCCCATGGGAATATCAAAGCTCAAGCATCTAAAGCATTTGAATACTTCTGGCCCTATCATTCTTCGGGGCCGTTGTTTAAAATCAAATGTTGATGTAATGTGGAATCTTCAAACAATCTCTCGCATTGTACTGGATAAAAAAACAACATATCTGATAGAGAAAGGAAGTTTCCCCAAACTAAGAAAATTAGGATTGTATATCTCCTCAAACTTCAAGGGTGATGTGCCCAAAATGTTGCTAAGCCTTCAACAATTGAAACATTTGAATCAGCTAGAAATCATATTCAATGTGATTTGGCCACAGTCGCGATGGGATATGAATTGTAAGCCCGCGGAAGTTATAGAAAGCTTGAAGCACTTGAGCCATCTGAGTATACTGAAAATTAGGAATGCATGTGAGGTTGTAACATGTGTAGCCATGTTTCCTACCAACATTACCAAGTTAACATTGATAGATATTACTTGTTTGAATGACACTGGAATGAAAGCTATTGGAAAGCTCACCAAACTCCAAAAGTTGATCTTATCTGGACAATACAGATTTGGCGAGTTTTGGTCTTCAGATTCATATTTTGATCTTAATTGTGTTGAAGATGGGTTCCCACAGTTAAAGGAGTTTCATGTGGAAAATTTGCCTATTCAAAACTGGAAATTAGCTAATGGTTCCATGCCACGCCTTCAAATCCTAGATATTCATCGATGTGATAAGTTGGATAGCCTCCCAAGTGAACTATGGTCTTTGACTACCTTAACAAAAGTACGTGTTCGGAGACCTTCCAATGCTATGGCTGCAATCCTACAGAATTTGGAAGTTGAGAATGGATGTGAGGTCATTGTAGACCTTCCAATGCTATGGTTCAATGCcacaccttcaaatccttga
- the LOC127103374 gene encoding uncharacterized protein LOC127103374, whose product MDESTSTGSSTMIKLTSSNYSIWKPRMEDILYCKDLYQPLQDKGTKPTDKSDDDWNVMNRKTVGQIRQWIDQSVFHHVAQETVTYTLWTKLETLYERKTAQNKVSTIRRLVNLKYRENRSVPNT is encoded by the coding sequence ATGGACGAGTCAACTTCGACAGGATCATCGACGATGATTAAGTTAACCTCTTCAAATTACTCCATTTGGAAGCCAAGAATGGAAGACATACTTTATTGCAAGGATTTGTATCAACCTTTGCAAGATAAAGGGACGAAGCCAACCGACAAGTCAGATGATGATTGGAATGTGATGAATAGGAAAACAGTTGGACAAATTCGACAATGGATAGATCAAAGTGTCTTCCATCATGTTGCGCAAGAAACGGTTACGTACACATTATGGACGAAACTAGAAACATTGTACGAGAGAAAAACAGCCCAGAATAAAGTTTCTACTATTCGGCGATTGGTGAACCTCAAGTATAGAGAAAACCGGAGTGTTCCGAACACTTGA
- the LOC127103375 gene encoding uncharacterized protein LOC127103375: MLEPQKYHLQRRDHLRSLEYSHVILVNSLTNNIKYLFPPSKEVRTEFGHNDPPEFDKYLDENLGEYLIHQDDAVFDKTIAEVLPKRVICVWKPRKSTQPKAGSSLWSAGYLRDNWINTDLPLTKFESNMKYLSEQERVVSRKYFYRVENTVTPVPDNPIVCVKPVTERIHGYARLFISRCFSKGCGDRFQIFSTDFIDLDFVDACVGLTHARIEGKA, from the exons ATGTTGGAACCCCAGAAGTATCACCTTCAGAGGCGTGACCACCTTCGAAGTCTGGAATATTCTCATGTCATCCTTGTGAACTCATTAACAAATAACAtaaagtatttattccctccaagTAAAG AGGTTAGAACCGAGTTTGGACATAATGATCCACCTGAATTCGACAAGTATCTCGATGAAAACCTAGGCGAGTACTTAATTCACCAAGACGATGCTGTTTTTGATAAAACTATTGCCGAGGTGCTACCAAAAAGAGTTATATGCGTTTGGAAGCCGAGAAAATCGACACAACCAAAGGCGGGTAGTAGTCTTTGGAGTGCAGGCTATCTAAGGGATAATTGGATTAACACAGATTTGCCGTTGACAAAGTTTGAAAGTAATATGAAGTATTTGAGCGAACAGGAACGTGTCGTGTCTAGAAAATACTTCTATCGAGTTGAGAATACTGTTACGCCGGTTCCTGATAACCCGATTGTGTGCGTGAAACCCGTGACAGAACGCATTCATGGATATGCAAGACTCTTTATTAGTCGGTGCTTTTCTAAAGGGTGTGGTGATAGATTTCAGATATTTTCTACAGATTTTATAGACTTGGATTTTGTTGATGCATGTGTTGGACTCACTCATGCAAGGATTGAGGGTAAAGCATGA